The following proteins are co-located in the Vicinamibacteria bacterium genome:
- a CDS encoding PadR family transcriptional regulator, with product MRKELVEFLSAAKVRLVCSTSSVTERFPLAQYRRNAYIGVVNALDFHVLLVLAEGDLYGYAILKSVRAESGGTVRPDIGSLYRVLGRLVALGLVTEVDAPDGAPEGQRGRPRRYYRLTRAGRSALRAETKRLDGALKLARKRT from the coding sequence TTGCGGAAAGAACTCGTCGAGTTCCTGAGCGCCGCGAAGGTGAGATTGGTCTGCTCGACGTCCTCCGTGACCGAACGCTTCCCTCTTGCCCAATACAGGCGAAACGCCTATATTGGCGTGGTGAACGCCCTCGACTTCCACGTTCTTCTCGTACTCGCAGAAGGCGACCTCTACGGCTACGCGATTCTGAAATCCGTCCGGGCCGAATCGGGTGGGACGGTGCGTCCCGACATCGGCTCGCTCTACCGGGTCCTGGGGCGACTCGTGGCGCTCGGTCTCGTCACCGAAGTCGACGCTCCCGACGGTGCTCCCGAGGGCCAGCGCGGAAGACCTCGTCGCTACTACCGGTTGACCCGCGCCGGGCGGTCGGCCCTTCGAGCCGAGACTAAACGACTAGACGGTGCTCTGAAACTTGCCAGGAAACGAACATGA
- a CDS encoding Uma2 family endonuclease, translating to MSTQTIPYREIFDRLPAGSTLTLRNVSWEEYEGLLEGLGEASGLRLSYDEGTLSVVTLSPEHESYSRLIERLVDRLSARLRIRVLFFGSSTMKRRDRRKGTEPDACFYVQSAAAIGSKIHLDFASDPPPDIVVEIDVSHDSLAKFSSYAELGVPEIWRYDGKALTIYSLEEDEYRSVESSLALPMLTAGILTGFTNQRRQKDQYDVLLAFDEWLDDLNR from the coding sequence ATGAGCACTCAAACGATCCCTTATCGGGAGATTTTCGACCGGCTGCCTGCGGGCAGCACGTTGACGTTGCGTAACGTCAGTTGGGAAGAGTATGAAGGTCTCCTGGAGGGCCTCGGCGAGGCGAGCGGGCTTCGCCTCAGTTATGACGAGGGGACGCTTTCGGTCGTGACGCTCTCTCCCGAGCACGAAAGCTACAGTCGGCTCATCGAGAGGCTCGTGGACCGTCTCAGCGCCCGGCTTCGCATCCGAGTTCTCTTCTTCGGCTCCTCCACCATGAAAAGGAGGGACCGCAGGAAAGGCACGGAGCCGGATGCTTGTTTCTACGTGCAGTCTGCCGCCGCTATCGGGAGCAAGATCCACCTCGATTTCGCGAGCGATCCGCCGCCGGATATCGTCGTCGAGATTGACGTGTCTCATGATTCGCTCGCGAAGTTTTCCTCGTATGCCGAGCTCGGTGTGCCGGAAATCTGGCGCTACGACGGAAAGGCGCTCACCATCTACAGTCTGGAGGAGGATGAGTACCGCAGCGTCGAGTCCAGCCTTGCCCTTCCGATGCTGACCGCGGGCATCCTCACCGGTTTCACCAACCAGCGTCGGCAGAAGGACCAGTACGACGTCCTGCTCGCTTTTGACGAATGGCTCGATGATCTGAACCGATGA